TCGAGGGCGGTGCGCAGGGAATCGGCAAGCCGCGTCTCCATCCCTTCGCGGACAACAAGGCGGTCGACCACCACGTCGATATTATGGCGATATTTCTTGTCGAGCTCCGGCGGCGTATCGATTTCGTAAAACTCGCCATCGACCTTCACGCGCTGAAAACCCTGTTTGCGCAGTTCGAGGAATTCCTTCTTATATTCCCCCTTCCGGTCCCGCACGATGGGCGCCAGAAGATAGCCGCGCGTTCCCTCCTCCATCGCCATGATGCGATCGACCATATCCTGCACCTGCTGCGCCTCGATGGGCAGGCCGGTGGCGGGGCTGTAGGGCGTCCCGACGCGGGCAAATAGCAGGCGCAGATAGTCATAGATCTCGGTCACCGTGCCGACGGTGGAGCGCGGGTTCTTGCTGGTCGTCTTCTGCTCGATGGAGATCGCCGGGCTCAGCCCGCTGATATGGTCCACATCCGGCTTGCCCGCCATATCGAGAAATTGCCGTGCATAGGCAGACAGGCTTTCGACATAGCGCCGCTGCCCTTCCGCATAGATCGTATCGAACGCCAGCGAAGATTTCCCCGACCCGGACAGCCCGGTAATCACCACAAGCTGATCGCGCGGAATATCCATATCCACGTTCTTGAGGTTATGTTCCCGCGCACCGCGAATTTCGATGAACTTCTGTTCCATGGATATGTCCCGCCGTTCTGGCCCAAGCGCATCAGATAATCATGGAGTCCGAAAGCACAAGCTGATAGAACATTAACAGAACAAATGGGAGAGTGAAATGGCTGTTCATCACTATACCGGAAGCTGCCAGTGCGGCGCGGTCACGTTCGAGGTAGATACTGATCTGGATCAGGTGAATATCTGCAATTGCTCACGCTGCCAGCGAATCGGCGCGGTCTGGAGCTTTGTGCCGGCCGAATCGGTCAGAATGGTCCGCGACGGGCCGACGACCGAATTTCTGTTCAACAAGAACGCGATTTCGCACCGCTTCTGTCCGACTTGCGGGGTCGAAGCCTATGCGGTCGGTGAGAATAACGGGCAGAAGATGATCGGGATCAACGTCAATTGCCTTGAGGGCGTGGATCCGCGCAGCCTTTCCGCAAAAATGGTTGACGGCGCGAGTTTCTGACGCGCCGTCCGACGGGGTAAGGGGCGCTGCCCCTCGCCGCTTGCGCGGCTCACCCCGGGATATTTTTGTGAAGAAGAAATCAGAAATGGATGGCGCGACCATAGGCCGAGAGGACTGATTCGTGCATCATCTCCGAGAGGGTCGGATGCGGGAAGATGCTTTCCATCAACTCTGCTTCCGTGGTTTCCAGCGTCTTGCCGACGACATAGCCCTGAATCAGTTCGGTGACTTCGGCACCGACCATATGTGCGCCCAGAAGCTCTCCGGTCTTGGCGTCGAAGACAGTTTTCACCAGCCCGTCCGGCTCTCCAAGCGCGATGGCCTTGCCGTTGCCGATGAAGGGGAATTTGCCGACCTTGACCGTATATCCGGCGGCTTTCGCCTTTTCCTCGGTCAGTCCGACTGACGCGACCTGCGGGTTGCAATAGGTACAGCCGGGGATCGAGCTCGGCTTGATCGGGTGGACATTTTGCCCCGCGATAAGTTCGGCAACCATCGTCCCCTCATGGCTGGCCTTATGCGCAAGCCAGGGCGCACCCGCCACGTCGCCAATCGCATACAGACCGTCCACGCCGGTGCGGCAATATTCATCGGTGACAACATGGGTGCGGTCGATCTTGACGCCCAGTTTCTCCAGCCCGAGATCCTCGACATTGCCGACAATCCCGACAGCAGAGATCACCGTGTCGAATTCCATCTTCTCGGTTTTGCCACCGGCTTCGACCGAGGCGATCACCTTGTCATCCTTACGGTCCAGCGACTTCACCGTCGCCTTCTCCATGATCTTCATGCCCTGTTTTTCGAATTGCTTCTTGGCCAGAGCACTGATTTCGGCGTCTTCGACCGGCAGGACACGGTCCATGACCTCGACAACCGTCGTGTCGGCCCCGAGCGTGTTGAAGAAGCTGGCAAACTCGATCCCGATCGCTCCCGAGCCGATCACCAGCAATTTCTTCGGCATATGCGGCGGTTTCAGCGCGTGTTTGTAATTCCAGACGCGCTTGCCGTCAGGCTCCAGCCCCGGCAATTCGCGAGCGCGGGCGCCGGTTGCGAGGATGATATTCTTCGCGGTCAGCTCTTCGCTTCCCTTATCGGTCTTGACGCTGACCTTGTCGGGCGCGGGAATGGTCGCGGCCCCCATCACGACAGTGACCTTGTTCTTCTTCAGCAGATGACCGACACCGCCGGAAAGCTGCTTGGCGACACCGCGCGACCGTTCGACGACTTTTTCGATGTCATAGTCGAACTTATCGGCAGAAAGGCCGAAATCCTTGGCACGCTCCATCAGGTGATAAACCTCGGCCGAGCGCAGCAGCGCCTTGGTCGGGATGCAGCCCCAGTTCAGGCAGATGCCACCCAAATGCTCGCGCTCGACACAAGCGACCTTCATTCCCAACTGCGCTGCGCGGATCGCCGCCACATAGCCGCCGGGTCCCGCCCCGATTACGATCACGTCGAAACTCTGAGCCATGCCAACCTCCTCGGAAAATATAGTTCAACGTTAAACCAATTACCCGGCCTCATCAAGCGACAGGGTTCCCTTAACCATCGCTGCATAGCCGCCTTGTTCAAGGAACTCTCTCTCGCGCGGAGTCGTTTCCCGGCCAAGGGCGTCGTTGCGCCAGGGGAAGCGTCCGAAGCTGCGAATGACGTCGCGATGCAGCCTGGCATGACGCAAATTATTGCCGGGAAGGCGTTCTTCAAACAGCGTTACAGCGCGATTCTGGTCACCCATTTCCTCGGAATGCATGAAAGGCATATAAAAAAACTGACGTGGTGCATCTTCGGTTTGCATGTCGAAACCGGCGGCGATTGCCTTATCCGCCGTCTGCCGGGCCAGCTTGTCGGTCGCAAAGCTTCGCGCCTCATCGCGGAACATGTTGCGCGGCAGTTGATCGGTCAGGATCAGCGTTGCCAATGCACCTTCGCGGCTGCCTGACCAGGATTCGGCAAGTGTATCCGCATGGCTCCAGGCTTCGGAAAACTGATCCCGGCAACGCTGGTCGAGGGCGTCGCTTGACTCGTACCACTGCTTTTCGCCCACATCCTCAAGCCAGAATTGGATTACGTCCTGTGGCGTCATATTCTGTACTCCGATCATCGCAGTCATGGTTGCAGCGACGGCGAAGCTTCGCAAGCGGGATTTGGGTCTTTAACAGGTCAGCGGCGATCATCACCTTCGCCGCTTCCCTCATCCTGTACGGATCCGCCAGACGATTCCGGATCTTGCGGCGCGTTCCCGGCCTCGCCCGGTGAATAATCTTCCGCAGCGGCCAGATCCTGCTCCTCGGCCTCATCAGCCGGGCGCGGATCGTCAGAACTGGCTTCGAAAGTATATTCGACAGCAACAGGGCTGACGGTCGGCGTCACCACGGCGTAACCGCCGGTCTCGCTTGTCGCAACGGATTCACGACGGGTCATGCGCCATGCCGTATATGCGGCAAGCAGCGACATCAGAAGGCCGACATAGATCCAGTATCCGTCCGGCCCGACAAGCGCCATCAGGCGACCCACGATCAAAGGACCACCGACAGCGCCCACCCCGTTCAGGAACATCAGCCCGGCCGAGGCGGCTGCCATATCATCCGCATCCAGCAGATCATTGGCATGGGCCAGAAGCAGTGCGTAAACCGGGTTGGCCACCGCTCCGGCAAGTGCGGCACCGGCAAGGATGCCCCAGATCCCCAGATCAAAGCTGAGGACAAGCGTCACTCCAACCACGCCCAGGATCAGCAATTGCAGCATCAGACGGCGGCGATCCATCCGGTCCGATAGCCAGCCGATGGGGAACTGTGCGATCAACCCGCCAAGATAGATTGCCGCAACGACACCCGAAATCTCACGTACGCTGAGCCCTTCAATCGTCCCCCAGACCGAGGTCATCCCCAGCAGGGCTGAGAACACGCTGCCCATGATACAGATCCCGACACATCCCAGAGGGCTGACGCGATAGAGACGCAGAAAGCTCATCCGTTTCAGTTCTCCGAAGGCCGGGGCTGGCTGGACCGACAGAAGAATGGGCGTGAAGGCCAGAGAAACCAGAACGGACGGAATGATGAACACCGTATAGCCGCCAGGATCGCCGATATTGACCAGAAGCTGTGCCGTGATCACACCGATCATCTGCACGATCATATAAAGCGACATCGCCTGGCCGCGCTTATCGTTGCTGGTCGAGGCGTTCAGCCAGCTTTCAGCCGTGATATAGACACCCGAGAACGAGAAACCGATCAGCAGGCGCAGAAGCGCCCAGACAATCCAGTTCGGGATCGCCGGATACATGATCAGAACCGCCGAAATGAGTGAGCCGAGCGCAGCGAAGACGCGCACATGCCCGACCCTCTGGATCATGCCCGGCGCGAACATGCTGCCCAGAAGGAAACCGCCGAAATAGGCGGACATGACCACGGCAAGCCGATCGGTCGACATGGTCTCGATCCCGCCGCGAATACCCAGCAGCGTACCCTGCATCCCGTTGCCGACAAGCAGCAGCATGATGCCAAGAAGAAGTGGCCATGTCGAACGCAGAACCGAAATCATTTTGTCCCCTCGGGAATAAGCAGCGATGCATCGCCGTAGGAAAAGAACCGGTATTCCGTATCAACTGCGTGACGATAGATGTCACGAACGCGATCCTGCCCCATCAGCGCCGAGACCAGCATCAGAAGCGTCGATTTCGGCAGGTGAAAATTTGTCATCAGCGCATCGGTGACTTTGAACCGATAGCCCGGATAGATAAAAATATCCGTCTCCGCCGCAAACGGCGCGACGCGCCCCGCATCGTCGGCAGCCGTTTCGATCAGCCTGAGCGCCGTCGTCCCCACCGGGATAATCCGCCCGCCAGCAGCCTTGGTCTCATTGATTACAGCGGCGGCCTCCGGAGTGACCTCTCCCCATTCGGCATGCATCCGATGGGTTTTCACATCCTCAACCTTTACCGGCAAAAACGTCCCGGCACCGACATGCAATGTGACATGGGCAAAGCGGATTTCGCGCAGGCGCAGCGCTTCCAGCAAGGCATCATCGAAATGCAGGCTGGCGGTCGGAGCCGCCACCGCCCCTGAATTTCGCGCCCAGACGGTCTGATAATCGGTGCGATCCGCCTCATCCGGTGCGCGCTGCGCGGCGATATATGGTGGCAGAGGCATCTTTCCGACCTTTTCCAGAGCCTCATCCAGAGCCCCACCCTTCGCATCGAATTGCAGCGTGAGTTCAGTATCGCGCAAGGCTTCAACCCGAGCGGACAGAGTATCACCGAAGCGAATCGTCTCGCCCTGCCTGAGCTTGCGCAGAGGCCGGGCCAGAGCCCGCCATCCATCAGCCGCAGGCTCAAGCAGCGTGATCTCTATTTTCGCGGTGACGTCCCCCTGCGGCGTCGTCCGGGTCCGTGTTCCCGAAAGCCTTGCCGGGATCACCTTCGTATCGTTCAGTACCAGCAGATCGCCCGGCTGAAGCAATTCCGGCAGATCAAACACATGACGATCCGCGAGTCCGTCGCTGTCAGCCACCAGCAACCGGGCCGCGCTGCGGGGCCTTGCAGGGCGCGTTGCAATCAGCGCCTCGGGCAGGTCGAAGTCGAAATCGGACAGCTTCATCAGCGGGCTAATGCTAGGTCATCAATTGCAGGTCAACCCCCGCATATTAGCAAGCGCAGAGATTTTACATCCTCTGTGAATAAGAGCGTCTGACACCGCCCCAGAACCCTTCCGATACGACCAATTATCCACCACGCGCAAAGGATGGCTCTTGCCTTCTGGCCGACCGGCACGGTTTCCACAACATTGCGATTCGGGGCAAAAAAAAGACACCCCGGATTTTATGCAAATCCGAGGCGTCTGTTATCACGCAGGATCTTCCCGCCGCAGCGAGATCGCCGGATCAGCCCAAATCGGGGAAGAATTTACCCACCGGCGACAGGGTAAAGATTTCCGCCCCATCCGCAGTCACACCGATGGAATGCTCAAACTGGGCGGAAAGCGATTTGTCCCGCGTCACGGCGGTCCAGTCATCGGCCAGAACCTTGGTTTCCGCCCGGCCCAGATTGATCATCGGCTCAATGGTGAAGAACATGCCTTCCTCGATCTTAGGCCCCTTCCCCGGCCGACCGAAATGCAGCACATTCGGCGCGGCGTGAAAGACCCGGCCCAGACCGTGCCCGCAGAAATCGCGCACCACGGACATGCGCTGCCCCTCGGCATATTCCTGAATCGCCCAGCCAATATCGCCGAATGTTGCGCCGGGGCGTACCGCCTCAATCCCCTTCATCAGCGCATCATGCGTGACCTGCATCAGACGACGCGCCTTTACCGAGGGCTTGCCCGCCACATACATGCGTGACGTATCACCATACCACCCATCGACGATCACCGTGACGTCGATATTCAGGATATCACCATCCTTCAGGACCTTTTCACCCGGTATGCCGTGGCAGACGACATGATTGACGCTGATACAGCTTGCATGCTGATAACCGCGATAACCGATCGTGGCGGAAATCGCGCCAGCCTCTTCGATCCGGTTGCGAATGAAATCGTCTATCGCCCCGGTCGTCGCGCCGGGCTGCACAAGCGGACCGACCTCATCGAGGATCTGCGCCGCCAATTTGCCAGCTTTATGCATGCCCGCAAAATCGCCGGGCTGATGGATGCGGATTCCTTCCCGCGTCAGAGAGCCGTCATTCATGGGTAAACCTCGTTCTGGCCCTGACATAACCATGCCGGGCGACTTGTTCCACCCCTCAGCCGCGCGTAAACTGCGCCTGCTTACGGAGGTTCCCATGCAATCCAACAACAAGACCGCCGCCATTCTGGTTATCGGCGATGAGATCCTCTCTGGTCGGACCCGTGAGGGAAACGCGCATTATCTGGCGGGCGTGCTGAACAGCGTCGGCATCGACCTCAAGGAAATTCGTGTCGTCGCCGATGAAAAACCGCTGATCTCCGAGGCGATCCGTGCGCTCGACAGCTCTCTCGGCGGGCGCTACGATCTTCTGTTCACATCGGGCGGGATCGGTCCGACCCATGACGACGTGACAGCCGATGCGGTCGCAGAGACATTCGGCGTCGGCATCGAGATGAACGAAGACGCACTGGCGGTCATGCGTGCAAGATGGGAGGCGCGTGGCGTGCCTGTCACCGGCAACCGCACCCGCATGGCACGTATCCCGCTCGGCGCTGAACTGATCCCAAATTCGGTCAGCGCCGCACCGGGATTCCATCTGGGCCACACCTATGTCATGGCCGGTGTCCCCGAGGTCTTCCGCGCAATGGTAGACGCCGTGCTGCCGACCCTGCCAGTCGGCCAGCCTCCGGTCAGCGAATCCCTTAACGTCGATCGCGGCGAATCCGATGTCGCAGAGGAACTGAAAGCCGTAGCGGAAAGCTATTCCGACCTGTCACTGGGGTCCTATCCCTGGCAAAAAGACGGCGTTTACGGGACGGTACTGGTCGTGCGCGGCCTTGATAGCGCACGGGTTGCCTCGGCAATGGCGGAGTTGAAGCTGAAGGTCGGGGCCTGATCATGTCCCCGTCGCTGGAACGCGCCTTCGAGGAAAGCTGGCCTGCAGCAGAATATATCGAGACCGGAGGGCTGCGCACAGGTCGCGGACTCGGCGGCGGAATGCGCGTCAGTTCAACCCGGCCAACAGGGTCCGAATGTCACGAGGATGATATCGACCGTGCCGTCGAGATACATCAAGGCTGGTCGCAGAACCCGGCCTTCCGGGTGCCCGAGGGCCATCCGCTTGAAGAGATCCTCAAAACACGCGACTGGCAGCCAAACACAAGGACGCTGATCCTGTCCGCGGCTGTCACGGAACTGGCGGATCGCGATATTCCGCCCGTGACAAGCTTCGCCATCTGGCCGCCTCTGGCGATTCAGAAAGAATTGTGGACGGAGCAGGGAATTGGTGCGGCGCGGCAGGAGATCATGTCACGCGTTGAGCTTCCCAAAACGTCAATCCTTGGCCGTATCGACGACCGCGCAGCAGGCACGGCTTTCGTCGCCGCTGCCAGAGACCATGCCGCGCTTCACGCCCTAGAAGTCATCGAGACTCAGCGTCGCAAAGGTCTGGCAGGCTGGATCGTCAGAAACGCCGCTTTCTGGGCGCAGCAACAGGGCTGCAAAACCATGTTTCTTGCGGTGACTGCGCAGAACCGGCCTGCCATCGCCCTGTATAAAACCCTCGGCTTCTCGGAAATCGCCGCCTATCATTACTGGCAGCGCTGATCCTTCGGTCAGCCCTGGCTTGTCGCCATCCGACGCAATTCACGCTTCAGCAGATCCAGCTCGGCCCGGATCAGGTCTATTTCCGCCCTCAGATCCATCTCCAGAGGACGCCCGGCCACGATATTCAGCACCGCCAGCCGCTCTGCCACAACGCCCGGAGTCGCCTCGGCACCCTGATCCGCCATCAGCATGAAGCTTTGCACCCCATCCGACAGTCTGTTCGCAGGCACAGCGATCTCGATCCGCCATGCGCCATCTTCCTCTTGCTGAGGCCGCGCCTCGGCAACAGGATCGCCCATGTGAACCAGCAGAACACGCTCAGGAACTTGCTCACGTTTCAGGCGTCCCGCCCAGACACCGCCTTTCAGTCCCAGCGATTCGAATTCAGACATGTCACCCCTATAAATTGGCACGAGACCGCCGCGACAAAACGATCTCGCGCAGATTGATCGCATTCATCACCGGTTTCTCGAAGATCAGATCCAGCCAGATCCTGTCCAGACGCCTCTCGTTCATCTCTGTCAATGCAAGATCAAATTCGATGACATGGCTGTTTACAGGCCCCGCACGCAATTCACCCAGATGCCTTACCAACTCCTCGGTATTCGGGCCGTTCCCGATATTCATCCTGGCATAAATATCCATATCCCGCTCGATCTCGATCGCGGTATCCAGCCGCAGAATGTGATTGCGGGTCAGGCCGTTCAAAGCCTCATCCGGCAGATCTATGGCCAGCGACAGGAAGCTGCCTGTAAATCCCAGCACCTCGATACGGATCGCGTAGCTTGCGAGATCGGTCGTATGCACATTCTGGATCTGGCGCAGTGTCAGTGCACGCTCTTCGCAATCATGCCAGATGGTAGCATCCTCCCCAAGCCGCGCACCGGGTTCCGGCAGCGCAAGCCCCGAGGGAACCGCGCGGCGCGACAGCAGACCGGGCCGCCAACGCCAATCGCTGCCGAGCGGCAGTTGAAGTGAGTAGATATCTGCCCGCGACGCAAGAACGCGGTGCGATGATTGCTGAATAAACCGGTCCAGATCGCGGCGAAGTGTCGCCGCCTCATCAGACAGTTCGCGCAAGCGGTTCGGCGCCATCCCTGAAACCGAAGCACTCAGCGAAGACCACTGTTTCTGCACCCTCCGGCGCATGGCGCGATGCAGCCAGATTTTGGCTCGAGTTGCCATCTGAATTCCCGTCCAAAAACAAAGCCCGAGATCGGCATAAACAAGCCGGCACAATCGGACAAGGCGCGTTAAGGTTGTTTTAATCTTTTTACCGCACCCTGAGATGGTCCGGTCTTAGTTCCCGATTTTTTCACGACAATTTCGACGAACTGAGGTTCATCATGAAAATTTCTGTTATGATTGCGCTTTCCGCAGCGCTGATGGCCATTTGTTCCTGCTCAAGCGATCCCAGACCCAAGGAAAAAACGATCCATGCACGGACATCGACGGTATCTCCAC
This sequence is a window from Paracoccus aerodenitrificans. Protein-coding genes within it:
- a CDS encoding DUF924 family protein, which translates into the protein MTPQDVIQFWLEDVGEKQWYESSDALDQRCRDQFSEAWSHADTLAESWSGSREGALATLILTDQLPRNMFRDEARSFATDKLARQTADKAIAAGFDMQTEDAPRQFFYMPFMHSEEMGDQNRAVTLFEERLPGNNLRHARLHRDVIRSFGRFPWRNDALGRETTPREREFLEQGGYAAMVKGTLSLDEAG
- the queA gene encoding tRNA preQ1(34) S-adenosylmethionine ribosyltransferase-isomerase QueA → MKLSDFDFDLPEALIATRPARPRSAARLLVADSDGLADRHVFDLPELLQPGDLLVLNDTKVIPARLSGTRTRTTPQGDVTAKIEITLLEPAADGWRALARPLRKLRQGETIRFGDTLSARVEALRDTELTLQFDAKGGALDEALEKVGKMPLPPYIAAQRAPDEADRTDYQTVWARNSGAVAAPTASLHFDDALLEALRLREIRFAHVTLHVGAGTFLPVKVEDVKTHRMHAEWGEVTPEAAAVINETKAAGGRIIPVGTTALRLIETAADDAGRVAPFAAETDIFIYPGYRFKVTDALMTNFHLPKSTLLMLVSALMGQDRVRDIYRHAVDTEYRFFSYGDASLLIPEGTK
- a CDS encoding DUF6478 family protein; the encoded protein is MATRAKIWLHRAMRRRVQKQWSSLSASVSGMAPNRLRELSDEAATLRRDLDRFIQQSSHRVLASRADIYSLQLPLGSDWRWRPGLLSRRAVPSGLALPEPGARLGEDATIWHDCEERALTLRQIQNVHTTDLASYAIRIEVLGFTGSFLSLAIDLPDEALNGLTRNHILRLDTAIEIERDMDIYARMNIGNGPNTEELVRHLGELRAGPVNSHVIEFDLALTEMNERRLDRIWLDLIFEKPVMNAINLREIVLSRRSRANL
- the lpdA gene encoding dihydrolipoyl dehydrogenase, with product MAQSFDVIVIGAGPGGYVAAIRAAQLGMKVACVEREHLGGICLNWGCIPTKALLRSAEVYHLMERAKDFGLSADKFDYDIEKVVERSRGVAKQLSGGVGHLLKKNKVTVVMGAATIPAPDKVSVKTDKGSEELTAKNIILATGARARELPGLEPDGKRVWNYKHALKPPHMPKKLLVIGSGAIGIEFASFFNTLGADTTVVEVMDRVLPVEDAEISALAKKQFEKQGMKIMEKATVKSLDRKDDKVIASVEAGGKTEKMEFDTVISAVGIVGNVEDLGLEKLGVKIDRTHVVTDEYCRTGVDGLYAIGDVAGAPWLAHKASHEGTMVAELIAGQNVHPIKPSSIPGCTYCNPQVASVGLTEEKAKAAGYTVKVGKFPFIGNGKAIALGEPDGLVKTVFDAKTGELLGAHMVGAEVTELIQGYVVGKTLETTEAELMESIFPHPTLSEMMHESVLSAYGRAIHF
- a CDS encoding GNAT family N-acetyltransferase, which translates into the protein MSPSLERAFEESWPAAEYIETGGLRTGRGLGGGMRVSSTRPTGSECHEDDIDRAVEIHQGWSQNPAFRVPEGHPLEEILKTRDWQPNTRTLILSAAVTELADRDIPPVTSFAIWPPLAIQKELWTEQGIGAARQEIMSRVELPKTSILGRIDDRAAGTAFVAAARDHAALHALEVIETQRRKGLAGWIVRNAAFWAQQQGCKTMFLAVTAQNRPAIALYKTLGFSEIAAYHYWQR
- a CDS encoding GFA family protein encodes the protein MAVHHYTGSCQCGAVTFEVDTDLDQVNICNCSRCQRIGAVWSFVPAESVRMVRDGPTTEFLFNKNAISHRFCPTCGVEAYAVGENNGQKMIGINVNCLEGVDPRSLSAKMVDGASF
- a CDS encoding competence/damage-inducible protein A, with product MQSNNKTAAILVIGDEILSGRTREGNAHYLAGVLNSVGIDLKEIRVVADEKPLISEAIRALDSSLGGRYDLLFTSGGIGPTHDDVTADAVAETFGVGIEMNEDALAVMRARWEARGVPVTGNRTRMARIPLGAELIPNSVSAAPGFHLGHTYVMAGVPEVFRAMVDAVLPTLPVGQPPVSESLNVDRGESDVAEELKAVAESYSDLSLGSYPWQKDGVYGTVLVVRGLDSARVASAMAELKLKVGA
- the map gene encoding type I methionyl aminopeptidase; the encoded protein is MNDGSLTREGIRIHQPGDFAGMHKAGKLAAQILDEVGPLVQPGATTGAIDDFIRNRIEEAGAISATIGYRGYQHASCISVNHVVCHGIPGEKVLKDGDILNIDVTVIVDGWYGDTSRMYVAGKPSVKARRLMQVTHDALMKGIEAVRPGATFGDIGWAIQEYAEGQRMSVVRDFCGHGLGRVFHAAPNVLHFGRPGKGPKIEEGMFFTIEPMINLGRAETKVLADDWTAVTRDKSLSAQFEHSIGVTADGAEIFTLSPVGKFFPDLG
- a CDS encoding MFS transporter; protein product: MISVLRSTWPLLLGIMLLLVGNGMQGTLLGIRGGIETMSTDRLAVVMSAYFGGFLLGSMFAPGMIQRVGHVRVFAALGSLISAVLIMYPAIPNWIVWALLRLLIGFSFSGVYITAESWLNASTSNDKRGQAMSLYMIVQMIGVITAQLLVNIGDPGGYTVFIIPSVLVSLAFTPILLSVQPAPAFGELKRMSFLRLYRVSPLGCVGICIMGSVFSALLGMTSVWGTIEGLSVREISGVVAAIYLGGLIAQFPIGWLSDRMDRRRLMLQLLILGVVGVTLVLSFDLGIWGILAGAALAGAVANPVYALLLAHANDLLDADDMAAASAGLMFLNGVGAVGGPLIVGRLMALVGPDGYWIYVGLLMSLLAAYTAWRMTRRESVATSETGGYAVVTPTVSPVAVEYTFEASSDDPRPADEAEEQDLAAAEDYSPGEAGNAPQDPESSGGSVQDEGSGEGDDRR